CAATTGCCTCGCCTCTCCTGCCTGACCTATTAGAAGTGCCACGTAATCGCGTTCACCCCCTTCATTGCCTTTCGTGTCTTAGTGTCTCATAGTCGGGCGCGTCGCGGCGTCATAATTGTTCGTGGGCTACTTGCCACTTTGCAGATTGACGCCAACCTCACGACTGTATACGGCATCAACGCCACAGCTCCGGTGTTCTCCTGCTTCCCTGCTCCCGGTGTGTCTACTCTTACGTGCCTTGTGGATCAAATCGTCAGCACGGCAGTGCTTCTGGTCGGTATCTGTGCCATCACGGATACCCGCAACATGGCTGTTTCTCGCGGCCAGCAGCCCCTCCTCGTCGGCCTTACCGTCTCCGCCTGCATGTACGCCTTCTCGTACAACTGCGGAAACCCCCTCAACCCGGCTCGCGACCTTGCCCCAAGGATCTTCACGGCCATGGGCGGCTGGGGCTCTGCGGTGTTCTCCTTCCGTGCCTACAACTGGTTTTGGGTACCGGTGGTCGGCCCGCATCTTGGTGCCGTCATCGGCGTCTGGATCTATAAACTCGCCGTCGACAACCATTGGCGCGCCGATGATGAAATGGACGCAGCCGAAAGAAAACCGCTGCTGGGTAGTCCGAAACTGCTCGCATAGGAGCGCCTGGCGCTGGCTTCCCGTCGTGTGCATAGCGTAGTATAACCTCTGTTGCGTTTTTAATCTTTCCTTGTTGTACATGTTAATAAATATTCCTatactttttattttttgccttgGCCTTCCTCATTTCCAGGCGCTACATGCAGTCTCCATGATAGCTACGCAATTCTATTACACCTTATTCACTTCTTCGAGTCGACAAAATGATGCATCCCGTCAGGGTACATACGTCCAGCCACGGCCCTGCCCGTTCACGAGTGTTTTTAGAAGCGGTTCTGCTGGGTCGCAGCTGCATCACTTTTGAGATATTCACTTTCATCGCACGTCGCTGACATATGGTGTACGCACACGTATGCATCTTTTCACACATACAGGGTGTCTCAACGAACTCTCAAAATTGGCTCAATTACGTGCGCCAGATAGCACACTTATCGAAGAGGCGGTCATTACTTCCACGAAGAGTATCATCACCTAATAAACAAAATTAGCTTAAGTTTTTAAGCAAATACCATATGGCACATAGTACAATTCAAATTTCAGTGCGTTTAGCAAGGCCTTGTCTCTGATTAGTCCGTGGGCGCCGGAAACTTGCTGCAGGAAAGCCACCTTGCACACCCATTTGCGCAGAACACTATACAGTTCACATTcacagtaccgcgccagcgtcgactgactggccggtcagtgcctgataacggcgcgaagcgacgagctcaacgagagtagcgcatgcgcacataGTTCACTGGAAACGCAAGTTGCGTCTTCCACGCATGACACCACCCATGTTCGCGATTAACTGGGCTTCCCTGCTTACTGGAGGAAAAAGTGCGCGTGAACCCGGGCTCTTCTCgggatgtgcaaaaaaaaaaaaagcgcccctTCAAGCTCTTTGAACGCTGTTACCCAGGCGAACTGTATATATCTGCCTTGCATTACGCGCGTCGCGCAATGCATAGCCGGCCGTCACCATGGGTAGGCTGCGGGTGCAACGCAGGGCAGAAGAGGCTGCCGTATACGCGAACGGAAGCGCGATCGTGCCCGTGTACGGCCGATCCCGTGTATCGGCAACGTGTACATCAGGCCCAACACGTCTCGTTGTGACGCGGAAAAGTTCCTGGCAGAAACAATGAAGGCCTTAAAGCCGCATAGTACGCCGATCCTTGTGTGCGGTGACTTTAACATTGATGTGGCGAAGAAGCACGGCAAATGGATCGAGAGTTTCTTGCTAGATCGCTACTCGTTGAAACTGAAGACACTACAGAGACCCACGACGCCACAGGGTCCCTGCATTGATCTCACGTTTGCAAGTAGGCTATGTCACGTTACGTTATCTGAGCCTCTGACCGTCTACCACAGCGATCACAAGGCAATACTGTGCAAGTGTAAAGTCGTCCATGAAAGTGTGAGGGTGTGCGTGTAATCAACGGCTACATGATCTAAAATAAGGGCTATGCAACTTAACGAAATGTGTCTTCATTATACTTCAACGTTCAAAAAAtacaatcctaaacaagcaacacc
This Dermacentor albipictus isolate Rhodes 1998 colony chromosome 1, USDA_Dalb.pri_finalv2, whole genome shotgun sequence DNA region includes the following protein-coding sequences:
- the LOC135912496 gene encoding aquaporin-10-like, with amino-acid sequence MKPNAVARAWRRVCDCCIERPLARQALAEMVGTLVLTLVGDCVLASLAVFQLGSTGLAAGPLGWGLAVFLGVLVAGGVSGAHLNPAVTVAMATVGKLAWCKVLAYVAAQYVGAFLASCLVYVVYADALSQIDANLTTVYGINATAPVFSCFPAPGVSTLTCLVDQIVSTAVLLVGICAITDTRNMAVSRGQQPLLVGLTVSACMYAFSYNCGNPLNPARDLAPRIFTAMGGWGSAVFSFRAYNWFWVPVVGPHLGAVIGVWIYKLAVDNHWRADDEMDAAERKPLLGSPKLLA